In Spinacia oleracea cultivar Varoflay chromosome 5, BTI_SOV_V1, whole genome shotgun sequence, a single window of DNA contains:
- the LOC130460976 gene encoding uncharacterized protein, producing MDDCYDLLGVSQNANTSEIMKCSFVGLLSKFTFLNSLSKFTFKREEKSEVSAVRMEMSGGGVGWVAQMRDWASFVGFRPAIARVLRGEEDELRNFRDSLRTYLPVKPDAPSTMMS from the exons ATGGACGATTGCTATGATCTGCTTGG GGTTTCTCAAAATGCGAACACTTCGGAAATTATGAAATGTTCATTCGTCGGATTACTTTCAAAATTCACATTCCTCAATTCACTTTCAAAATTCACTttcaaaagagaagagaagtcGGAAGTATCAGCGGTTAGGATGGAGATGTCGGGAGGTGGGGTCGGGTGGGTAGCCCAGATGAGAGATTGGGCGAGTTTTGTGGGGTTTCGACCGGCGATTGCAAGGGTTTTGAGAGGGGAAGAGGATGAGTTGAGGAATTTTAGGGATTCTTTGAGGACGTATTTACCTGTGAAGCCTGATGCGCCGAGTACGATGATGTCatag